One window of the Hyperolius riggenbachi isolate aHypRig1 chromosome 5, aHypRig1.pri, whole genome shotgun sequence genome contains the following:
- the UPP1 gene encoding uridine phosphorylase 1 → MAPGRVKKTENEQPSSIEKKSIEVPNPHLEKMKEDILYHFDLGTNSHDFPALFGDVKFVCVGGSPSRMKAFAQYITGELNLGDPKEDIPNICAGTDRYAMYKVGPVLSISHGMGIPSISIMLHELIKLLYHSKCCDVTVVRIGTSGGIGIEPGSVVITSQSVNPTFEPQFEQIVLGKTVIRSTKLDAELAQELIQCSHEINEFNTVIGKTMCTLDFYEGQARLDGAICSYTEEEKMQYLKAAYDAGIRNIEMESSVFAAMCNISGLRAAVVCVTLLNRLEGDQISSTHDVLVEYQQRPQKLVGYFIKKSLMKK, encoded by the exons AGAAAAAAAGTCCATTGAAGTCCCCAATCCTCATCTGGAGAAAATGAAGGAagatattttgtatcattttgatCTTGGAACAAATTCTCATGATTTCCCAGCTCTTTTTGGAGATGTTAAG TTTGTATGTGTTGGAGGCAGCCCATCAAGGATGAAAGCTTTTGCTCAGTACATTACTGGGGAATTGAATCTGGGAGACCCAAAAGAAGATATCCCTAACATTTGTGCAGGAACAGACCGTTATGCCATGTATAAAGTTGGACCAGTGCTGTCAATCAGT CATGGTATGGGAATTCCATCAATCTCCATAATGCTCCACGAACTGATCAAACTCCTGTACCACTCCAAGTGTTGTGATGTCACTGTTGTGCGCATTGGTACTTCTGGCGGCATag GTATTGAGCCAGGCTCTGTGGTGATTACGAGTCAGTCTGTGAATCCTACCTTTGAACCTCAGTTTGAGCAGATAGTACTCGGGAAAACAGTAATCCGTAGTACAAAACTGGATGCTGAACTGGCCCAAGAGCTGATTCAGTGCAGTCACGAAATCAATGAATTCAACACTGTTATTGGAAAAACCATGTGCACTTTGGACTTTTATGAAG GCCAAGCACGTCTTGATGGTGCAATCTGCTCATATACAGAGGAGGAGAAGATGCAGTATCTGAAAGCAGCATATGATGCTGGAATTAGAAACATTGAGATGGAGTCATCCGTGTTTGCAGCAATGTGCAATATAAGTGGATTGCGAG ctgcgGTGGTTTGTGTCACACTTTTAAATCGTCTGGAAGGAGATCAAATCTCTAGTACTCATGATGTTTTGGTGGAATATCAACAGAGACCTCAAAAATTAGTTGGatactttataaaaaaaagtttaatgaagAAGTAG